The proteins below come from a single Oxyura jamaicensis isolate SHBP4307 breed ruddy duck chromosome 1, BPBGC_Ojam_1.0, whole genome shotgun sequence genomic window:
- the LOC118160802 gene encoding solute carrier organic anion transporter family member 1C1-like isoform X5: MLWRYKGNLLTIVLVSYFGAKLHRPRIIGAGCLIMSAGTFLIAMPQFFMGRYQYERFPSTMNSTISISPCLQDKSQTPLSALEKSQAKINAGCEKEAGSSMWIYVLLGNLLRGIGETPIQPLGITYIDDYAIEEDAALYIGCVQTLAIIGPIFGFLLGSLCAKLYVDIGFVDLDSITITHKDVQWVGAWWLGYLIAGVISVVAGIPFWFLPKHLPKPEGRKDSSTSSEQSKFITEDNMEQHKYYQQQEKIGEMAKDFLPSLKNLFGNPVYILYLCASILHFNSLIGMVTYKPKYIEQQYGQTSSKTNFVIGLINIPAVAFGIFSGGLIMKKFRIGVLGAAKLSLGSSFFGYLLLLSLFAMGCKNSDVAGLTVSYHGTKQTSGYEQGLFSDCNSDCMCSQNDWDPICGENGITYVSACLAGCQASNGSGKNTVFFNCSCVGILESPSRNSSAVMGPCQKANECPKIFLYFLVISVITSYTLSVGGTPGYILLLRCIKPHLKSFALGIYTLAVRVLAGIPAPVYFGVAIDTTCLKWGSKRCGGRGACRLYHSSTLRYMYLGLTLVLGTMSIFFSIAVLWVLRKRSAPQDETLSANGERGTCVTDSRKDNFFNSDHLIQTTYWPEKETRL; this comes from the exons GGAACCTCCTAACCATAGTTCTTGTAAGCTACTTCGGAGCGAAACTTCACAGGCCAAGAATAATTGGAGCAGGCTGCTTAATTATGTCAGCAGGAACATTCCTAATTGCAATGCCCCAGTTCTTCATGGGACG ATACCAGTATGAAAGATTTCCTTCTACCATGAATTCAACTATTAGCATCTCTCCATGCCTGCAGGATAAAAGCCAAACTCCACTCTCAGCCTTGGAAAAATCTCAAGCCAAAATAAATGCAG GATGTGAAAAAGAAGCAGGCTCTTCTATGTGGATCTATGTTTTACTGGGAAACCTTCTACGTGGAATAGGCGAAACTCCTATCCAGCCTTTGGGAATTACATACATTGATGATTATGCCATTGAAGAGGATGCTGCCTTATACATTG GCTGCGTACAGACGCTTGCAATCATAGGTCCAATATTTGGCTTTCTTCTTGGATCCCTGTGTGCCAAACTTTATGTTGATATTGGCTTTGTAGATCTTG ACAGCATAACAATAACTCACAAGGATGTGCAGTGGGTGGGAGCCTGGTGGCTGGGCTACTTAATAGCAGGTGTGATCAGTGTTGTGGCTGGCATCCCTTTCTGGTTCCTGCCCAAGCACCTCCCAAAACCAGAGGGCAGAAAAGACTCCAGTACCTCTTCTGAGCAGTCAAAGTTCATCACTGAAGATAACATGGAGCAACACAAATATTATCAGCAACAAGAGAAGATTGGTGAGATGGCAAAAG ACTTCTTGCCATCACTGAAGAACCTCTTTGGGAATCCAGTTTACATTCTGTATTTGTGTGCAAGTATCCTTCACTTCAATTCTTTAATTGGCATGGTGACATATAAGCCAAAATATATTGAGCAACAGTATGGGCAAACGTCTTCAAAAACGAATTTTGTTATAG GTCTTATCAACATTCCTGCTGTAGCCTTTGGCATATTCTCTGGGGGACTTATCATGAAGAAATTCAGAATCGGTGTTTTAGGGGCTGCAAAACTCTCTCTGGGATCATCTTTCTTTGGTTACCTGCTGCTCCTCTCTTTATTTGCGATGGGCTGTAAGAACTCAGATGTGGCCGGACTGACCGTGTCCTACCATGG AACCAAGCAGACATCTGGATATGAGCAAGGCCTGTTCTCAGACTGCAACTCAGACTGCATGTGCTCCCAAAATGACTGGGATCCCATCTGTGGGGAAAATGGCATTACCTATGTTTCTGCTTGTCTTGCTGGCTGTCAGGCATCCAACGGAAGTGGGAAAAACACC GTATTTTTTAACTGCAGCTGCGTGGGAATTTTAGAATCTCCTTCAAGAAACTCCTCAGCTGTGATGGGACCATGTCAAAAAGCAAATGAGtgtccaaaaatatttttgtattttctggtaATATCAGTTATTACTTCATATACTTTGTCAGTAGGTGGCACACCTGGATACATACTTCTTCTAAG atgcatTAAACCACACTTGAAATCATTTGCACTTGGTATCTATACCCTGGCAGTAAGAGTGCTTG CTGGAATTCCAGCCCCAGTGTATTTTGGAGTGGCAATAGATACCACTTGCCTGAAATGGGGAAGCAAACGATGtgggggaagaggagcatgTAGACTCTATCACTCCAGCACACTCAG ATACATGTACCTGGGGCTGACTTTGGTGTTGGGCACCATGtccattttcttcagcattgcTGTTCTTTGGGTTCTCCGGAAGAGGTCTGCTCCGCAAGATGAAACCCTCTCAGCCAACGGGGAGAGAGGCACCTGTGTGACAGACAGCAGGAAAGATAATTTCTTCAACAGTGACCATTTAATTCAGACAACTTACTGGCCAGAAAAGGAGACTAGGCTTTAG
- the LOC118160802 gene encoding solute carrier organic anion transporter family member 1C1-like isoform X6, with translation MSAGTFLIAMPQFFMGRYQYERFPSTMNSTISISPCLQDKSQTPLSALEKSQAKINAGCEKEAGSSMWIYVLLGNLLRGIGETPIQPLGITYIDDYAIEEDAALYIGCVQTLAIIGPIFGFLLGSLCAKLYVDIGFVDLDSITITHKDVQWVGAWWLGYLIAGVISVVAGIPFWFLPKHLPKPEGRKDSSTSSEQSKFITEDNMEQHKYYQQQEKIGEMAKDFLPSLKNLFGNPVYILYLCASILHFNSLIGMVTYKPKYIEQQYGQTSSKTNFVIGLINIPAVAFGIFSGGLIMKKFRIGVLGAAKLSLGSSFFGYLLLLSLFAMGCKNSDVAGLTVSYHGTKQTSGYEQGLFSDCNSDCMCSQNDWDPICGENGITYVSACLAGCQASNGSGKNTVFFNCSCVGILESPSRNSSAVMGPCQKANECPKIFLYFLVISVITSYTLSVGGTPGYILLLRCIKPHLKSFALGIYTLAVRVLAGIPAPVYFGVAIDTTCLKWGSKRCGGRGACRLYHSSTLRYMYLGLTLVLGTMSIFFSIAVLWVLRKRSAPQDETLSANGERGTCVTDSRKDNFFNSDHLIQTTYWPEKETRL, from the exons ATGTCAGCAGGAACATTCCTAATTGCAATGCCCCAGTTCTTCATGGGACG ATACCAGTATGAAAGATTTCCTTCTACCATGAATTCAACTATTAGCATCTCTCCATGCCTGCAGGATAAAAGCCAAACTCCACTCTCAGCCTTGGAAAAATCTCAAGCCAAAATAAATGCAG GATGTGAAAAAGAAGCAGGCTCTTCTATGTGGATCTATGTTTTACTGGGAAACCTTCTACGTGGAATAGGCGAAACTCCTATCCAGCCTTTGGGAATTACATACATTGATGATTATGCCATTGAAGAGGATGCTGCCTTATACATTG GCTGCGTACAGACGCTTGCAATCATAGGTCCAATATTTGGCTTTCTTCTTGGATCCCTGTGTGCCAAACTTTATGTTGATATTGGCTTTGTAGATCTTG ACAGCATAACAATAACTCACAAGGATGTGCAGTGGGTGGGAGCCTGGTGGCTGGGCTACTTAATAGCAGGTGTGATCAGTGTTGTGGCTGGCATCCCTTTCTGGTTCCTGCCCAAGCACCTCCCAAAACCAGAGGGCAGAAAAGACTCCAGTACCTCTTCTGAGCAGTCAAAGTTCATCACTGAAGATAACATGGAGCAACACAAATATTATCAGCAACAAGAGAAGATTGGTGAGATGGCAAAAG ACTTCTTGCCATCACTGAAGAACCTCTTTGGGAATCCAGTTTACATTCTGTATTTGTGTGCAAGTATCCTTCACTTCAATTCTTTAATTGGCATGGTGACATATAAGCCAAAATATATTGAGCAACAGTATGGGCAAACGTCTTCAAAAACGAATTTTGTTATAG GTCTTATCAACATTCCTGCTGTAGCCTTTGGCATATTCTCTGGGGGACTTATCATGAAGAAATTCAGAATCGGTGTTTTAGGGGCTGCAAAACTCTCTCTGGGATCATCTTTCTTTGGTTACCTGCTGCTCCTCTCTTTATTTGCGATGGGCTGTAAGAACTCAGATGTGGCCGGACTGACCGTGTCCTACCATGG AACCAAGCAGACATCTGGATATGAGCAAGGCCTGTTCTCAGACTGCAACTCAGACTGCATGTGCTCCCAAAATGACTGGGATCCCATCTGTGGGGAAAATGGCATTACCTATGTTTCTGCTTGTCTTGCTGGCTGTCAGGCATCCAACGGAAGTGGGAAAAACACC GTATTTTTTAACTGCAGCTGCGTGGGAATTTTAGAATCTCCTTCAAGAAACTCCTCAGCTGTGATGGGACCATGTCAAAAAGCAAATGAGtgtccaaaaatatttttgtattttctggtaATATCAGTTATTACTTCATATACTTTGTCAGTAGGTGGCACACCTGGATACATACTTCTTCTAAG atgcatTAAACCACACTTGAAATCATTTGCACTTGGTATCTATACCCTGGCAGTAAGAGTGCTTG CTGGAATTCCAGCCCCAGTGTATTTTGGAGTGGCAATAGATACCACTTGCCTGAAATGGGGAAGCAAACGATGtgggggaagaggagcatgTAGACTCTATCACTCCAGCACACTCAG ATACATGTACCTGGGGCTGACTTTGGTGTTGGGCACCATGtccattttcttcagcattgcTGTTCTTTGGGTTCTCCGGAAGAGGTCTGCTCCGCAAGATGAAACCCTCTCAGCCAACGGGGAGAGAGGCACCTGTGTGACAGACAGCAGGAAAGATAATTTCTTCAACAGTGACCATTTAATTCAGACAACTTACTGGCCAGAAAAGGAGACTAGGCTTTAG
- the LOC118160802 gene encoding solute carrier organic anion transporter family member 1C1-like isoform X2 → MEISSKENTRYFSNNTILPVDRSSFKSESSASKEKQSCCGGIKIFLGALSFVYFAKALSGSYLKSTITQIERRFDIPSSLVGVIDGSFEIGNLLTIVLVSYFGAKLHRPRIIGAGCLIMSAGTFLIAMPQFFMGRYQYERFPSTMNSTISISPCLQDKSQTPLSALEKSQAKINAGCEKEAGSSMWIYVLLGNLLRGIGETPIQPLGITYIDDYAIEEDAALYIGCVQTLAIIGPIFGFLLGSLCAKLYVDIGFVDLDSITITHKDVQWVGAWWLGYLIAGVISVVAGIPFWFLPKHLPKPEGRKDSSTSSEQSKFITEDNMEQHKYYQQQEKIGEMAKDFLPSLKNLFGNPVYILYLCASILHFNSLIGMVTYKPKYIEQQYGQTSSKTNFVIGLINIPAVAFGIFSGGLIMKKFRIGVLGAAKLSLGSSFFGYLLLLSLFAMGCKNSDVAGLTVSYHGTKQTSGYEQGLFSDCNSDCMCSQNDWDPICGENGITYVSACLAGCQASNGSGKNTVFFNCSCVGILESPSRNSSAVMGPCQKANECPKIFLYFLVISVITSYTLSVGGTPGYILLLRCIKPHLKSFALGIYTLAVRVLAGIPAPVYFGVAIDTTCLKWGSKRCGGRGACRLYHSSTLRYMYLGLTLVLGTMSIFFSIAVLWVLRKRSAPQDETLSANGERGTCVTDSRKDNFFNSDHLIQTTYWPEKETRL, encoded by the exons ATATTTCTTGGTGCAttatcttttgtttattttgctaaagCACTGTCAGGAAGTTATCTAAAAAGTACTATCACACAAATAGAAAGAAGATTTGATATCCCTTCCTCTTTGGTTGGCGTTATTGATGGCAGTTTTGAAATTG GGAACCTCCTAACCATAGTTCTTGTAAGCTACTTCGGAGCGAAACTTCACAGGCCAAGAATAATTGGAGCAGGCTGCTTAATTATGTCAGCAGGAACATTCCTAATTGCAATGCCCCAGTTCTTCATGGGACG ATACCAGTATGAAAGATTTCCTTCTACCATGAATTCAACTATTAGCATCTCTCCATGCCTGCAGGATAAAAGCCAAACTCCACTCTCAGCCTTGGAAAAATCTCAAGCCAAAATAAATGCAG GATGTGAAAAAGAAGCAGGCTCTTCTATGTGGATCTATGTTTTACTGGGAAACCTTCTACGTGGAATAGGCGAAACTCCTATCCAGCCTTTGGGAATTACATACATTGATGATTATGCCATTGAAGAGGATGCTGCCTTATACATTG GCTGCGTACAGACGCTTGCAATCATAGGTCCAATATTTGGCTTTCTTCTTGGATCCCTGTGTGCCAAACTTTATGTTGATATTGGCTTTGTAGATCTTG ACAGCATAACAATAACTCACAAGGATGTGCAGTGGGTGGGAGCCTGGTGGCTGGGCTACTTAATAGCAGGTGTGATCAGTGTTGTGGCTGGCATCCCTTTCTGGTTCCTGCCCAAGCACCTCCCAAAACCAGAGGGCAGAAAAGACTCCAGTACCTCTTCTGAGCAGTCAAAGTTCATCACTGAAGATAACATGGAGCAACACAAATATTATCAGCAACAAGAGAAGATTGGTGAGATGGCAAAAG ACTTCTTGCCATCACTGAAGAACCTCTTTGGGAATCCAGTTTACATTCTGTATTTGTGTGCAAGTATCCTTCACTTCAATTCTTTAATTGGCATGGTGACATATAAGCCAAAATATATTGAGCAACAGTATGGGCAAACGTCTTCAAAAACGAATTTTGTTATAG GTCTTATCAACATTCCTGCTGTAGCCTTTGGCATATTCTCTGGGGGACTTATCATGAAGAAATTCAGAATCGGTGTTTTAGGGGCTGCAAAACTCTCTCTGGGATCATCTTTCTTTGGTTACCTGCTGCTCCTCTCTTTATTTGCGATGGGCTGTAAGAACTCAGATGTGGCCGGACTGACCGTGTCCTACCATGG AACCAAGCAGACATCTGGATATGAGCAAGGCCTGTTCTCAGACTGCAACTCAGACTGCATGTGCTCCCAAAATGACTGGGATCCCATCTGTGGGGAAAATGGCATTACCTATGTTTCTGCTTGTCTTGCTGGCTGTCAGGCATCCAACGGAAGTGGGAAAAACACC GTATTTTTTAACTGCAGCTGCGTGGGAATTTTAGAATCTCCTTCAAGAAACTCCTCAGCTGTGATGGGACCATGTCAAAAAGCAAATGAGtgtccaaaaatatttttgtattttctggtaATATCAGTTATTACTTCATATACTTTGTCAGTAGGTGGCACACCTGGATACATACTTCTTCTAAG atgcatTAAACCACACTTGAAATCATTTGCACTTGGTATCTATACCCTGGCAGTAAGAGTGCTTG CTGGAATTCCAGCCCCAGTGTATTTTGGAGTGGCAATAGATACCACTTGCCTGAAATGGGGAAGCAAACGATGtgggggaagaggagcatgTAGACTCTATCACTCCAGCACACTCAG ATACATGTACCTGGGGCTGACTTTGGTGTTGGGCACCATGtccattttcttcagcattgcTGTTCTTTGGGTTCTCCGGAAGAGGTCTGCTCCGCAAGATGAAACCCTCTCAGCCAACGGGGAGAGAGGCACCTGTGTGACAGACAGCAGGAAAGATAATTTCTTCAACAGTGACCATTTAATTCAGACAACTTACTGGCCAGAAAAGGAGACTAGGCTTTAG